From one Treponema denticola genomic stretch:
- a CDS encoding EF-P lysine aminoacylase GenX, which produces MDIEALELRALSIQAAREFFIKNNYLELDTPALSGELIPETCLEVFKTEYLSPSLSKDTHRGKALFLVPSPEVYIKPIIAQTSRSVFQISKCYRNAESIGNIHSPEFTMLEYYTVNANYKDSVKISEEFLSHVSDRVKENPLVDGEVLKILSKGFECLTMDEAFRKYAGVPLSTEHSSEELAYYAENLGLGEAENYSDWKEDDLYELILVHAVEPNLPKNRLIALLDYPAFVPCLAAENSAKVFNKKNEVLEWKTVERWEVYLNGVELANCYTEERDKNKINSYFKNENELKQKNALVPHPPVKNFGETCSMMPPCSGVAMGFDRLIMLLAGKKTLDFVIYGKSF; this is translated from the coding sequence ATGGATATTGAAGCTTTAGAATTGCGTGCCCTGAGTATTCAGGCCGCAAGAGAATTTTTTATTAAGAATAATTATTTGGAATTGGATACGCCGGCTCTTTCGGGAGAGCTAATCCCCGAAACCTGTTTGGAAGTTTTTAAAACGGAATATCTAAGTCCGTCCTTGTCAAAAGATACCCATCGGGGAAAAGCTCTTTTTTTGGTTCCCTCGCCCGAAGTTTATATTAAGCCGATAATAGCCCAAACTTCCCGCTCGGTTTTTCAAATTTCAAAATGCTACCGCAACGCAGAATCGATAGGCAATATCCACAGCCCCGAATTTACCATGCTCGAATATTATACGGTAAACGCAAACTATAAAGATTCCGTAAAGATAAGCGAAGAATTTTTAAGCCATGTTTCCGATAGGGTAAAAGAAAATCCTCTTGTTGACGGGGAGGTCTTAAAAATCTTGTCAAAGGGATTTGAGTGTCTGACTATGGACGAGGCCTTTAGAAAATACGCAGGAGTGCCTTTAAGTACGGAACATTCATCGGAAGAACTCGCTTACTACGCCGAAAACTTAGGTCTCGGAGAGGCTGAAAACTATTCGGATTGGAAAGAGGATGATTTATATGAGCTTATTTTAGTCCACGCCGTCGAGCCCAATCTTCCTAAAAACAGACTCATAGCCCTTTTGGATTATCCCGCCTTTGTACCCTGCCTTGCCGCAGAAAATTCCGCAAAGGTTTTTAATAAAAAAAATGAAGTTCTTGAATGGAAGACCGTCGAGCGATGGGAAGTTTATTTAAACGGGGTTGAGCTTGCCAACTGCTATACCGAAGAAAGGGATAAAAACAAAATAAATTCTTATTTTAAAAACGAAAACGAATTAAAGCAAAAAAACGCTCTCGTTCCGCATCCGCCGGTAAAAAATTTCGGAGAGACTTGCTCTATGATGCCGCCATGCTCCGGTGTTGCCATGGGCTTCGACCGCCTTATCATGCTTTTAGCCGGAAAAAAAACTCTCGATTTTGTGATATACGGTAAAAGTTTTTAA
- a CDS encoding aminoacyl-histidine dipeptidase, translating into MNPLQNTEPKEVFKWFYEISQVPRGSGNERAISDFLVKFAKDRNLEVHQDKAMNVIIKKPGTAGYEKSPTVIIQGHMDMVCEKDASSNHDFLKDPIKFVVKGEMLYADKTTLGGDDGIAVAYALTVLDSKDIPHPPLEVLITTEEETGMGGAMALTDEHLQGTRLLNIDSEEEGVFLVSCAGGANIHVFFDIKKEAAKGKFLKITVGGLLGGHSGIEINKQRANSIKLLGRILYNIKQNEKINIVEISGGSKHNAIAKDAHAVIAAENTEAVLKIVEKMTADFKGEYRAVDKLLTVTANETQNPSGQMFTKELTLNLIDFMASIPNGVQYMSMEIHGLVQTSLNNGVLEEIDGKIKFTTSVRSSVKSALDEIVDILRIQAERCGAEFKKNSEYPAWEYSPDSPVRDAAVNVYKKLNNKEPVITAIHAGLECGLLKKTLPKVDAVSFGPNLYDVHTPNEHMDIASVERVWKFLLAYLAELKN; encoded by the coding sequence ATGAACCCATTGCAGAACACTGAACCTAAGGAAGTATTTAAATGGTTTTACGAAATCTCTCAGGTGCCGAGAGGTTCGGGAAATGAAAGAGCTATCAGCGATTTTCTTGTAAAATTTGCAAAAGATAGAAATCTTGAAGTACATCAAGATAAGGCTATGAATGTTATCATAAAGAAGCCCGGAACTGCCGGCTATGAAAAATCTCCGACGGTTATTATTCAGGGGCATATGGATATGGTTTGTGAGAAGGATGCTTCCTCAAACCATGATTTTTTAAAGGATCCTATTAAATTCGTTGTAAAAGGCGAAATGCTCTATGCCGACAAGACAACTCTCGGAGGAGATGACGGTATAGCAGTCGCATACGCTCTTACCGTTCTTGATTCAAAGGATATTCCCCACCCGCCGCTCGAAGTTTTAATTACGACAGAAGAGGAAACGGGTATGGGCGGAGCGATGGCTCTTACCGATGAACACCTGCAAGGAACACGCCTTTTAAATATAGACTCGGAAGAAGAAGGCGTATTTTTGGTAAGCTGTGCAGGCGGGGCTAATATCCATGTCTTTTTCGATATAAAGAAAGAAGCAGCCAAAGGAAAATTCTTAAAAATCACAGTTGGGGGTCTCCTTGGTGGACATTCAGGTATCGAGATCAATAAGCAGAGAGCCAACTCAATTAAACTTTTGGGAAGAATTCTTTATAACATCAAGCAAAACGAAAAAATCAATATAGTAGAAATTTCAGGCGGTTCAAAACACAATGCTATTGCAAAGGATGCCCATGCAGTAATCGCTGCAGAAAATACGGAAGCCGTTTTGAAGATTGTCGAAAAAATGACTGCCGATTTTAAGGGAGAATACAGAGCCGTTGACAAACTTTTAACTGTTACGGCAAATGAAACTCAAAATCCGTCGGGTCAAATGTTTACAAAAGAGCTTACCTTAAATCTAATTGATTTTATGGCAAGTATTCCCAACGGTGTGCAATATATGAGCATGGAGATTCACGGCCTTGTTCAGACAAGTTTAAATAACGGAGTTTTGGAAGAAATTGATGGAAAAATCAAATTTACAACCTCTGTACGAAGCAGCGTAAAGAGTGCCTTGGATGAAATTGTGGACATACTTAGAATCCAAGCCGAGCGCTGCGGAGCCGAATTCAAAAAAAATTCGGAATATCCCGCTTGGGAGTACAGCCCCGATTCTCCTGTACGCGATGCTGCTGTCAATGTTTATAAAAAGCTTAACAACAAGGAGCCCGTTATTACGGCGATACATGCAGGGCTTGAATGCGGTCTTTTAAAGAAGACTCTTCCTAAAGTCGATGCTGTAAGTTTTGGGCCCAATTTGTATGATGTTCATACTCCTAACGAGCACATGGACATTGCCTCTGTAGAACGCGTATGGAAATTCTTGCTGGCCTATCTAGCTGAATTAAAGAATTAA
- a CDS encoding DUF1361 domain-containing protein: MRHYFKNIFRIKSTFALMFLSFFCTFLSVCRIFIAENYFLLFLVWNLFLAFIPWLISSALYLSKNNNKIIFIVFMTIWLLFFPNALYIVTDFIHLKTAASTMRWYDLILLFSYSFAGLFYGFVSLDFIEAKIKKLFNIKYPQIVLVFVIYLSAFGIYLGRFLRWNSWDIVTNLSSVLSDLFLPIKNPFIHARTWAFILLLGTLFNLLYISYKSFGEKKN; this comes from the coding sequence ATGAGACATTACTTTAAAAATATATTCCGAATTAAAAGTACCTTTGCCTTGATGTTCTTGTCTTTTTTCTGTACTTTTTTATCGGTATGCAGAATTTTTATAGCAGAAAACTATTTTTTACTTTTTTTGGTCTGGAACTTATTTTTGGCCTTTATACCATGGCTTATTTCTTCAGCGCTATACCTATCAAAAAACAATAACAAAATAATTTTTATTGTTTTTATGACTATCTGGCTTCTATTTTTTCCCAATGCCCTTTACATTGTAACCGATTTTATCCATCTAAAAACGGCAGCTTCAACAATGCGCTGGTATGATTTAATCCTATTGTTTTCTTACAGCTTTGCAGGTCTTTTTTACGGTTTTGTAAGTTTGGATTTTATCGAAGCCAAGATTAAAAAACTTTTTAATATAAAATACCCGCAAATTGTTTTGGTTTTTGTGATATATCTTTCAGCTTTCGGTATCTATTTGGGAAGATTTTTAAGGTGGAATTCATGGGATATTGTAACTAATTTAAGTTCCGTTCTATCAGACCTTTTTTTGCCGATAAAAAATCCTTTTATACATGCAAGAACATGGGCGTTTATTCTTTTACTGGGAACACTCTTTAACCTGCTTTATATATCATATAAGAGCTTCGGCGAGAAAAAAAATTAA